A DNA window from Acetilactobacillus jinshanensis contains the following coding sequences:
- a CDS encoding nucleoside hydrolase — protein MRNVYFNHDGNVDDLDSLILFLEMPNINILGISAIGADSFVTPAVAASRKLVDYLGKGRKISVAQSNSRPAHEFPKLWRMNAYTFNDFPVLNEHGHTPKAPLAKKPAHLDIIDKVKASDKKVTLVMTGPLSDLARALKVEPSIQDKIEKVYWMGGTMDNKGNVVEPEADGTQEWNAYWDPEAVKVVYDSKLPLVQVGLNSTKQVPLSQKVRDHWASLCKYPAENLIGLGYAMMHPFGTGYYLWDVLTMIISYFPEIAKSKQIKADVITTGAAAGRTYETKNGRPVTLITDVDAKGFYDRIDQLCKNSAK, from the coding sequence ATGCGGAATGTATATTTTAATCATGATGGTAATGTCGACGATCTAGATTCATTAATCCTGTTTCTAGAAATGCCTAACATTAACATCTTAGGGATCAGTGCAATTGGTGCCGACTCGTTCGTAACACCGGCCGTTGCTGCTTCCCGAAAGTTAGTTGACTATTTAGGTAAGGGTCGTAAGATCTCAGTTGCTCAGTCGAACTCCCGTCCGGCTCACGAATTTCCAAAGTTATGGCGTATGAACGCCTATACTTTTAATGACTTTCCAGTCTTAAATGAACATGGTCACACGCCTAAAGCACCTTTGGCTAAGAAGCCGGCTCATTTAGATATCATTGATAAAGTTAAGGCTTCCGATAAGAAAGTTACCTTAGTTATGACCGGTCCGTTATCCGATTTAGCTCGAGCTTTAAAGGTTGAACCATCAATTCAGGATAAGATTGAAAAAGTCTACTGGATGGGCGGTACCATGGATAACAAAGGTAACGTCGTTGAACCCGAAGCTGACGGCACTCAGGAATGGAACGCATACTGGGATCCGGAAGCTGTTAAGGTCGTTTATGATTCTAAGTTACCGTTAGTCCAGGTTGGTCTTAACAGTACTAAACAGGTTCCGTTATCACAGAAGGTCCGTGATCACTGGGCTAGCTTGTGTAAGTATCCAGCCGAAAACTTGATTGGTCTAGGCTATGCCATGATGCATCCGTTTGGCACGGGTTACTACCTATGGGATGTCTTAACGATGATCATCAGTTATTTCCCAGAAATTGCGAAGTCCAAGCAGATCAAAGCTGACGTCATCACGACGGGTGCTGCTGCTGGACGTACTTACGAAACTAAGAACGGCCGTCCGGTTACCTTAATTACCGATGTTGACGCTAAAGGCTTCTACGACCGTATCGATCAATTATGCAAGAATTCTGCTAAATAA
- a CDS encoding DUF805 domain-containing protein, producing the protein MNLKKVNPTGQGWCSMTHAFKLFWTHYADFTHSSTRSEYWWWQLWNLIINLCFLILTIALTGSTFLKVIEHADTVSSPKLFIRFGIAGGLWLIWRLASLLPRWSLEVRRFNDLGLPIWVSIVLLAASIVIWFSNSSFLESVAFIVDIVAFIFELLPSNALAKFTHK; encoded by the coding sequence ATGAATTTAAAGAAAGTTAATCCAACTGGACAGGGCTGGTGTTCAATGACCCACGCCTTTAAATTATTCTGGACCCACTATGCTGATTTTACACATAGTAGTACTCGTTCAGAATACTGGTGGTGGCAATTGTGGAATTTGATTATTAACTTGTGTTTTCTGATATTAACTATCGCTCTTACTGGCAGTACTTTCTTGAAAGTTATTGAACATGCCGACACAGTATCAAGCCCTAAATTATTCATTCGTTTTGGAATTGCCGGTGGCTTATGGTTAATTTGGCGCTTAGCTTCATTATTGCCCCGATGGAGTTTAGAAGTTCGTCGCTTTAACGATTTAGGCTTACCAATCTGGGTCAGTATTGTACTATTAGCTGCCAGCATTGTCATTTGGTTCAGTAATAGTTCTTTCTTAGAAAGTGTTGCGTTTATTGTTGATATTGTCGCTTTCATATTTGAATTATTACCGTCAAATGCATTAGCAAAATTTACTCATAAGTAA